A stretch of the Bacillus licheniformis DSM 13 = ATCC 14580 genome encodes the following:
- a CDS encoding cytochrome P450 produces the protein MTTELHEAGPSLKSDSDFWRDPYLFYDQLRSIHPVYKGTVLKHPGWYVTGYEEAAAILKEPAFINRVPLPEASTKYEQLQRLQRNMMLFQNESGHKRMRTIAGKEFMPQKTATFRPAIEETVHELLDQLENKKTADMVSEFAFPLASLIIAGMLGVPEEEWYQFRQWTADLIQTIDLTRTRKVMAKGGDTVAKLTAYFKNLIEKRKAHPSEDLISTFAGHEQLADEEVLATCILLVIAGHETTVNLLTNGLFLLMTHPDQLSELKENPLLIESAVEECLRYESPTQLTARTASEDCEINGKIIKKGEHLYILLGAANRDPKIFQNPHLFDITRKPNPHLAFGAGAHVCLGSALARLEAQIAIPALLARLPNLKLASTDVPFRRLIGFRSLAELPVILN, from the coding sequence ATGACGACAGAACTGCACGAGGCAGGGCCGAGCCTGAAATCGGATTCGGATTTTTGGAGAGATCCATATCTGTTTTACGATCAGCTGCGGTCCATTCATCCTGTATATAAAGGAACCGTTTTAAAGCATCCGGGCTGGTATGTCACCGGATATGAAGAAGCGGCAGCGATTTTGAAGGAACCGGCATTTATAAACCGCGTTCCTCTCCCAGAAGCTTCTACTAAATATGAACAACTTCAGCGATTGCAGCGAAATATGATGCTGTTTCAAAATGAGTCCGGCCATAAGCGGATGCGGACGATTGCCGGCAAAGAATTCATGCCGCAGAAGACGGCAACTTTCCGCCCTGCTATAGAAGAAACCGTCCATGAATTGCTCGATCAGCTTGAAAACAAGAAGACGGCGGACATGGTATCGGAATTCGCCTTTCCTTTGGCAAGCCTTATCATTGCCGGCATGCTCGGCGTCCCGGAAGAGGAATGGTACCAATTCAGGCAATGGACGGCGGATCTCATTCAAACGATCGATTTGACCCGTACACGAAAGGTAATGGCAAAAGGCGGTGATACCGTTGCCAAGCTGACGGCTTATTTTAAAAATTTAATTGAAAAGCGAAAAGCGCATCCTTCTGAAGACCTGATCAGCACATTCGCCGGTCATGAGCAGCTTGCTGATGAAGAAGTGCTTGCGACGTGCATCCTGCTTGTGATTGCCGGACATGAGACGACAGTCAACCTTTTGACGAACGGGTTGTTTTTGCTCATGACACATCCTGACCAGCTCAGTGAGCTGAAAGAAAATCCGCTGCTGATTGAGTCGGCCGTCGAAGAATGTCTTCGCTATGAAAGCCCGACACAGCTGACAGCGCGCACCGCGTCGGAGGACTGCGAAATCAACGGGAAAATCATCAAAAAAGGAGAGCACTTATATATCCTTTTAGGCGCCGCCAACCGCGATCCAAAGATATTTCAAAACCCGCATCTATTTGACATCACAAGAAAGCCGAATCCGCACCTTGCCTTTGGAGCCGGTGCGCACGTATGTTTAGGCTCGGCATTGGCGCGGCTCGAAGCGCAAATTGCCATTCCCGCACTGTTGGCGCGGCTGCCTAACTTGAAGCTTGCTTCAACAGACGTTCCATTTCGCAGGCTAATCGGCTTTAGATCGCTGGCCGAGCTGCCTGTCATCCTCAATTAA
- the bioF gene encoding 8-amino-7-oxononanoate synthase, which translates to MRIDEWLSSRLAKTKAAGLYRSLKLPQAERTNWASNDYLGLANDKRLIHAAETALRRFGAGSTGSRLTSGNTAWHEKLERKIAGFKQTEAALLFSSGYLANVGVLSSLPEKGDVILSDQLNHASIIDGCRLSKADTVVYRHKDMNDLEEKLRAAQSRARRFIVTDGVFSMDGTIAPLDEIMLLAKQYRAFVIVDDAHATGVLGEAGRGTSEYFGVSPDVVIGTLSKAVGAEGGFVAGSKTLIDFLLNHARTFIFQTAVPPASCAAACKALDIIEDSRAKRRLLQSSVNTIKRSLVDIGFTVNGEDTPIIPVMIGDPQKAVQFANGLKEKGIEAPAIRPPTVAEGESRIRLTVTAERRLKDIEDLLEGFKLMGRELNLVK; encoded by the coding sequence GTGCGTATTGACGAATGGCTCAGCAGCCGGCTCGCAAAGACGAAAGCAGCCGGGCTTTACCGCTCGCTTAAACTGCCTCAAGCTGAACGTACGAATTGGGCGTCAAACGATTATTTGGGCCTGGCGAACGACAAACGGCTGATTCATGCCGCAGAAACAGCGCTCCGCCGCTTTGGAGCCGGAAGCACAGGATCAAGGCTGACGTCAGGCAATACCGCATGGCATGAAAAACTTGAGCGGAAAATCGCCGGTTTTAAGCAGACGGAAGCGGCTCTCTTGTTTTCAAGCGGATATTTGGCCAATGTCGGCGTGCTTTCGTCTTTGCCTGAAAAAGGAGACGTCATATTAAGCGATCAATTGAACCACGCCAGCATCATCGACGGCTGCCGCCTTTCAAAAGCTGATACGGTTGTTTACCGCCACAAGGATATGAATGATCTTGAAGAAAAGCTCCGCGCCGCACAGAGCCGTGCACGCCGCTTTATTGTGACAGACGGCGTGTTCAGCATGGACGGCACGATTGCGCCGCTTGACGAAATCATGCTGCTCGCCAAGCAGTACCGGGCCTTTGTTATCGTAGATGATGCCCATGCAACAGGGGTTTTGGGAGAAGCCGGCAGGGGAACGAGCGAGTATTTCGGCGTCTCTCCCGATGTTGTGATCGGTACGTTAAGTAAAGCTGTAGGCGCAGAAGGCGGCTTCGTCGCAGGTTCTAAAACATTGATCGATTTTTTGCTGAATCATGCGAGAACGTTTATCTTTCAAACAGCTGTCCCGCCCGCAAGCTGTGCGGCGGCATGCAAAGCTTTAGATATCATCGAAGACAGCCGGGCTAAACGCCGGCTTTTGCAATCATCGGTGAACACGATCAAACGGAGTCTCGTGGATATCGGGTTTACGGTCAACGGAGAAGATACGCCGATCATACCCGTTATGATCGGAGATCCCCAAAAAGCTGTTCAATTTGCAAACGGCCTGAAGGAGAAGGGGATTGAAGCCCCGGCCATCCGACCGCCGACTGTTGCAGAAGGAGAGAGCCGGATCAGGCTGACCGTCACCGCAGAACGCAGGTTGAAAGATATTGAAGATCTATTAGAGGGGTTTAAATTAATGGGAAGAGAGTTGAACTTGGTGAAATGA
- the bioB gene encoding biotin synthase BioB, whose protein sequence is MNQWMELAERVLDGGEVTEKEALSILECPDDDVLLLMHAAFQIRKRYYGKKVKLNMIMNAKSGLCPENCGYCSQSSISKAPIDSYRMVDKTTLLEGAKRAHDLNIGTYCIVASGRGPSNREVDQVVDAVKEIKETYGLKICACLGLLKPGQAERLKEAGVDRYNHNINTSKTNHSNITTSHTYDDRVNTVETAKKSGMSPCSGVIVGMKETKQDVVDMAKSLKALDADSIPVNFLHAIDGTPLEGVNELNPLYCLKVLALFRFINPTKEIRISGGREVNLRSLQPLGLYAANSIFVGDYLTTAGQNETEDHKMLHDLGFEVESVEEMKASLQR, encoded by the coding sequence ATGAATCAGTGGATGGAACTTGCAGAACGTGTGCTGGATGGCGGGGAAGTAACTGAAAAAGAGGCGCTTTCCATCTTGGAATGCCCGGATGACGACGTTCTTCTGCTTATGCATGCCGCTTTTCAAATCAGAAAACGCTACTACGGAAAAAAAGTAAAGCTCAATATGATTATGAATGCAAAATCCGGCCTTTGTCCGGAAAACTGCGGCTACTGCTCGCAGTCTTCGATATCAAAAGCGCCGATCGACAGCTACCGGATGGTCGACAAAACGACCTTGCTTGAAGGCGCAAAGCGTGCGCACGATTTAAATATCGGAACATACTGCATCGTGGCGAGCGGCAGAGGACCGTCCAACAGAGAAGTCGATCAAGTGGTCGACGCCGTTAAAGAAATCAAAGAAACGTACGGTTTAAAAATCTGCGCATGCCTCGGACTGCTAAAGCCCGGGCAAGCCGAGCGGCTGAAGGAAGCCGGAGTAGACCGGTACAATCACAACATCAATACATCAAAAACCAACCATTCAAATATTACAACGTCCCACACGTATGATGACAGGGTGAACACTGTGGAAACAGCCAAAAAATCCGGGATGTCCCCATGTTCGGGCGTCATCGTCGGGATGAAAGAGACGAAGCAGGATGTCGTTGATATGGCGAAAAGCTTAAAGGCGCTGGATGCCGACTCGATTCCAGTTAATTTTTTGCATGCGATCGACGGGACTCCGCTGGAAGGGGTCAATGAATTGAATCCGCTTTATTGTTTAAAGGTTTTAGCTTTGTTCCGCTTTATCAACCCGACAAAGGAAATCCGCATTTCAGGGGGGCGCGAAGTCAACCTCCGCTCCTTGCAGCCGTTGGGGCTGTATGCCGCCAATTCAATCTTCGTCGGAGACTATTTAACGACGGCAGGACAGAATGAAACAGAGGACCATAAGATGCTTCATGATTTAGGGTTCGAAGTCGAATCGGTCGAAGAAATGAAAGCCAGTTTACAGCGGTAG
- a CDS encoding ion transporter, translating into MNTHQNRYSVQSKVSALINCRLFQSFITTVIVLNAISIGLETYAFFKPYQKVFFIVDCLFLTIFVIELSLKLFVQKQHFFKNNWNVFDFVIVAGSLILYNTNFVSVLRIFRVLRVLRTITSVPSLRRIVNALFMAIPTISSVIILMSIIFYVYAVIGTMFFSAIAPEYFGNLQLSLLTLFQTFTLESWASGIFRPIFAESGWSWLYFVSFIVIATFIMINLIVGEIVNNAQKISQEIEDETGELKEDTKEIKELRAEVKELKALLQTYITQNEKKD; encoded by the coding sequence GTGAACACTCATCAAAATCGATATTCGGTTCAAAGCAAGGTTTCGGCATTGATTAATTGCCGGCTGTTTCAGTCATTCATCACGACGGTCATTGTGTTGAATGCCATCTCGATCGGTTTGGAAACTTACGCTTTCTTTAAGCCTTATCAAAAAGTATTTTTTATTGTGGATTGCTTGTTTTTAACGATATTTGTAATCGAACTTTCTCTTAAACTGTTCGTTCAAAAACAGCACTTTTTTAAAAACAACTGGAACGTTTTTGACTTCGTGATCGTCGCCGGCAGTTTGATTCTTTACAATACGAATTTCGTCAGCGTTCTCCGTATTTTCCGGGTGCTGCGGGTCCTGCGGACGATCACTTCGGTCCCCTCATTAAGACGGATCGTCAACGCGCTGTTTATGGCGATTCCGACCATCAGCAGCGTCATTATCCTGATGAGCATCATTTTTTACGTGTACGCCGTCATCGGTACGATGTTCTTCTCCGCCATCGCGCCGGAATACTTCGGCAACCTGCAGCTCAGCCTTCTGACACTGTTTCAAACCTTTACGCTCGAATCGTGGGCAAGCGGCATATTCAGGCCCATTTTTGCCGAGAGCGGCTGGTCATGGCTCTATTTCGTTTCATTTATCGTCATTGCGACTTTCATTATGATCAACTTGATCGTCGGGGAAATCGTGAATAATGCGCAAAAAATTTCTCAGGAAATAGAGGATGAGACAGGCGAGCTGAAAGAGGATACAAAAGAAATCAAAGAACTGCGCGCAGAAGTCAAAGAATTAAAGGCGCTTCTGCAAACCTATATTACCCAAAATGAAAAGAAAGATTAA
- the bioA gene encoding adenosylmethionine--8-amino-7-oxononanoate transaminase, translated as MNQSFVEKSKQYLWLPFTQMKDYDENPLIIESGQGIKLKDIDGRVYYDGFSSVWLNVHGHRKKELDEAIKKQLGKIAHSTLLGMTNVPATELAEVLIKITPENLTRVFYSDSGATAMEIALKMAFQYWKNIGKPEKQKFISMKNGYHGDTIGAVSVGAIELFHHVYGPLMFESFKVNVPYVYRSKSGNPDECRDECLAELERLLSERHDEIAALSVESMVQGASGMIVMPEGYLAGVRELCTKYDVLMIVDEVATGFGRTGKMFACEHERVQPDLMAAGKAITGGYLPIAVTFATEEIYEAFYDDYNKLKTFFHGHSYTGNQLGCAVALENLRLFESEKIVAQVAEKSKILESLFHDLAALPHVGDIRQLGFMSGIELVQSKETRQPYPPEERIGYRVSLKMRELGMLTRPLGDVVAFLPPLASTADDLRAMVSIMKEAIQEVTGRAY; from the coding sequence ATGAATCAATCATTCGTTGAGAAAAGCAAACAATATCTTTGGCTGCCTTTTACCCAAATGAAAGACTATGACGAAAACCCGCTGATCATCGAAAGCGGGCAGGGAATCAAGCTGAAAGATATCGACGGGAGGGTGTACTACGACGGATTTTCTTCAGTATGGCTCAATGTCCATGGCCATCGCAAGAAGGAACTGGATGAGGCCATCAAAAAACAGCTCGGCAAAATCGCTCATTCGACATTGCTGGGAATGACAAATGTTCCGGCGACAGAACTTGCCGAGGTGTTAATCAAGATCACGCCGGAAAATCTGACGCGTGTTTTTTATTCGGACAGCGGCGCCACAGCAATGGAAATCGCGCTGAAGATGGCCTTTCAATATTGGAAAAACATCGGCAAGCCGGAGAAACAAAAATTCATTTCGATGAAAAACGGCTATCACGGCGATACGATCGGCGCTGTCAGCGTCGGTGCAATCGAGCTCTTCCACCATGTATACGGGCCGCTTATGTTTGAAAGCTTTAAGGTGAACGTTCCATACGTATACCGCTCGAAAAGCGGCAACCCGGACGAGTGCCGCGATGAATGTCTCGCAGAACTCGAACGGCTCCTGAGCGAGCGGCACGATGAGATCGCCGCGCTGTCGGTCGAATCGATGGTTCAAGGGGCATCAGGGATGATCGTGATGCCTGAAGGATATTTGGCAGGCGTCCGGGAGCTCTGCACGAAATATGACGTTTTAATGATTGTCGATGAAGTGGCGACAGGGTTCGGCCGAACCGGGAAAATGTTTGCCTGTGAGCATGAACGTGTTCAACCTGACTTGATGGCGGCTGGAAAGGCCATTACCGGAGGCTATTTGCCGATCGCCGTAACGTTTGCGACAGAGGAAATTTATGAGGCGTTCTATGATGACTACAACAAACTCAAAACGTTTTTCCACGGCCACTCATACACGGGGAACCAGCTTGGTTGTGCCGTTGCGCTGGAAAATTTGCGCCTGTTCGAATCGGAAAAAATCGTCGCTCAAGTTGCGGAAAAGTCGAAAATACTGGAATCGCTCTTTCATGATCTGGCAGCGCTCCCTCATGTCGGCGACATCCGCCAGCTCGGTTTTATGAGCGGGATCGAGCTCGTTCAGTCGAAGGAAACGAGGCAGCCTTATCCGCCCGAAGAGCGAATCGGATACCGGGTGTCTTTGAAAATGAGAGAGCTTGGCATGCTGACGAGGCCGCTCGGGGATGTTGTCGCATTTCTTCCTCCGCTCGCCAGCACCGCCGATGACCTGCGCGCCATGGTGTCGATTATGAAAGAAGCGATTCAAGAGGTTACAGGCCGTGCGTATTGA
- the bioD gene encoding dethiobiotin synthase encodes MKGFFVTGTDTGVGKTFIACGLAALLKEQHVDVGVFKPFLSGELASDPQSDTALLKNMSETPLTDEEVTPFIFKEPLAPYTAAKLEGRTVGLEDAVNHWKKIKDRHECFIVEGAGGIAVPLGEDYFVSDLIKALDLPAVIVARPNLGTINHTYLTAQYAKQMGIRVIGIVINGISSRPGLDEQTNPDMIERFCGVPLLGVTPKLEDASPTQIHHMIKDHVDVSLIMNQMQMGAEK; translated from the coding sequence ATGAAGGGTTTTTTTGTAACGGGAACAGATACGGGAGTCGGGAAGACGTTTATCGCTTGCGGTCTTGCCGCTTTACTGAAAGAGCAGCATGTAGATGTCGGCGTGTTTAAGCCGTTTTTGAGCGGCGAGCTCGCTAGCGATCCGCAGAGTGATACAGCTCTTTTAAAGAACATGTCTGAAACGCCTCTTACTGATGAAGAGGTTACGCCTTTTATTTTTAAAGAGCCGCTTGCACCATACACAGCTGCGAAGCTCGAAGGGAGGACAGTCGGGCTGGAAGATGCCGTGAACCATTGGAAAAAGATAAAGGATCGGCACGAGTGCTTCATCGTTGAAGGGGCAGGCGGAATTGCTGTGCCGCTCGGGGAGGATTATTTCGTCAGCGACTTGATCAAAGCGCTCGATTTGCCGGCCGTCATTGTGGCGCGTCCCAATCTCGGAACGATCAACCATACGTATTTAACCGCCCAATACGCAAAACAAATGGGGATACGCGTGATCGGCATCGTGATCAACGGCATCAGCAGCCGGCCGGGACTTGACGAACAGACGAATCCGGACATGATTGAAAGATTTTGCGGTGTGCCGCTCCTCGGCGTTACACCGAAGCTTGAAGACGCTTCACCAACACAAATTCACCACATGATCAAGGATCATGTCGATGTTTCCTTGATTATGAATCAAATGCAAATGGGGGCAGAAAAATGA